A single Gemmatimonadota bacterium DNA region contains:
- a CDS encoding GNAT family N-acetyltransferase — translation MAIIRPYDTERDRDAIIRIWREVHWITNDEQAKWAPQFMEKARTDVAEVNGEAECQASSTDGTFRYLDEDLTMSAIVGVTTSRIARKQRLAQRVTAHRIGQDAANGVEICTLTMFEQGFYDLMGFGTGPYGHRVRFDPADLTIDRPFRVPRRLKADDWEMIHAAMINRRLTHGGCRLYPAELLQVELNHAEKSFLLGYCDGPGGELTHFFWASDHEEHGPSYIYMMAYQDHDQFLELLALMRSLGDQIRLFQMVEPPDVQLQDLIKQPFRARMVSEKGSFNTLIRGDGYWQARICDLEACMAKTHLDGSTARFNLVLKDPIEKYLDADAPWRGLSGEYVVTLGPESTAESGTDPALPTLTASVGAFTRMWLGVRPATGLAVTDDLDGPPELLSALDRTLRLPVPGLCGWEY, via the coding sequence ATGGCGATCATCCGGCCCTATGACACTGAGCGCGACCGCGACGCGATTATACGGATCTGGCGCGAAGTGCACTGGATCACGAACGACGAGCAGGCCAAGTGGGCGCCTCAGTTCATGGAGAAAGCCCGGACCGACGTGGCCGAAGTGAACGGTGAGGCGGAGTGCCAGGCCTCTTCGACCGACGGCACGTTCCGGTACCTGGACGAAGACCTCACCATGTCCGCCATCGTGGGGGTGACGACCAGCCGGATCGCCCGGAAACAGCGCCTGGCCCAGCGGGTCACCGCGCACCGTATCGGCCAGGACGCGGCGAACGGCGTGGAGATCTGCACGCTGACCATGTTCGAACAGGGATTCTACGACCTGATGGGGTTCGGCACGGGTCCCTATGGACACAGGGTACGCTTCGATCCCGCCGACCTCACGATAGACCGTCCGTTTCGGGTTCCCAGGCGCCTGAAGGCCGACGACTGGGAGATGATCCACGCCGCCATGATAAACCGCAGGCTGACGCACGGCGGCTGCAGATTATATCCGGCCGAGTTGTTGCAGGTCGAGCTGAATCATGCGGAGAAATCCTTCCTCCTGGGGTATTGCGATGGTCCCGGCGGCGAACTGACCCACTTCTTCTGGGCCAGCGACCACGAGGAACACGGTCCCAGCTATATCTACATGATGGCCTACCAGGACCACGACCAGTTTCTGGAACTGCTCGCGCTCATGAGATCGCTTGGCGACCAGATCCGGCTCTTCCAGATGGTCGAACCCCCCGACGTGCAGCTCCAGGACCTGATCAAACAGCCCTTCCGAGCCAGGATGGTGTCCGAAAAGGGATCCTTCAACACCCTGATTCGGGGTGATGGCTACTGGCAGGCCCGGATCTGCGACCTGGAAGCCTGCATGGCCAAAACCCATCTGGACGGGTCGACGGCGCGGTTCAACCTCGTTCTGAAGGACCCGATCGAGAAGTACCTGGACGCGGACGCGCCCTGGCGCGGACTGAGCGGCGAGTACGTTGTTACGCTCGGCCCGGAATCCACCGCCGAATCCGGCACTGACCCCGCCCTTCCCACGCTGACCGCCTCGGTGGGCGCCTTCACCCGCATGTGGCTCGGTGTCCGTCCCGCCACGGGCCTGGCCGTCACCGACGACCTCGACGGTCCCCCCGAACTGCTGTCCGCACTGGACCGGACCCTGCGCCTGCCCGTGCCGGGGTTGTGTGGATGGGAGTACTAG
- a CDS encoding VOC family protein, whose amino-acid sequence MIRQITAALACAALIAAACGQSDPSEAPAPPEEESAPVNPMNEYGMTASNVFLYYADVEAATTFYTRTLGFAVAADYGFAKILRVGPSSFITLVDEEMGMHSASDPKTVAIALITDQLDEWWEYMKDQDVEMRFPYNPVEGRPHHGFVAIDPEGYLLEFERFNDHPENELLTPVLNETETIYPAEGASDVPPGLGFKATVVWFYYKDMPAIQAFYEDVMGFELIVDQGWTKIYRISPSGYMGLVDETRGMHNFTEKKAVTMSFWTDRIDDWYAYVSNHGSFEMRSEKVEETDRYRAFVAYDPEGYYLEWNVFKDAPDNETLHRMLRGEE is encoded by the coding sequence ATGATTCGCCAGATCACCGCCGCGCTGGCCTGCGCGGCGCTCATAGCCGCGGCGTGCGGCCAATCCGATCCGTCCGAAGCACCCGCGCCGCCCGAAGAGGAGTCCGCACCCGTGAATCCGATGAACGAATACGGTATGACGGCCAGCAATGTTTTCCTGTACTACGCCGACGTGGAAGCGGCGACGACGTTCTACACCCGCACCCTGGGCTTCGCCGTGGCGGCCGATTACGGGTTCGCCAAGATCCTCCGCGTGGGGCCGAGTTCCTTCATCACGCTCGTCGACGAAGAGATGGGCATGCACAGCGCCAGCGATCCCAAGACCGTCGCCATCGCCCTCATCACGGACCAGCTCGACGAGTGGTGGGAGTACATGAAGGACCAGGACGTGGAGATGCGCTTCCCGTACAACCCGGTAGAGGGACGCCCCCATCACGGCTTCGTGGCCATCGACCCGGAAGGCTATCTCCTGGAGTTCGAGCGGTTCAATGATCACCCCGAGAACGAGTTGCTGACTCCGGTGCTGAACGAGACCGAGACCATCTACCCCGCCGAAGGGGCGTCCGACGTGCCTCCGGGACTGGGGTTCAAGGCGACGGTGGTGTGGTTCTACTACAAGGACATGCCCGCGATCCAGGCCTTCTACGAGGACGTCATGGGCTTCGAACTGATCGTGGACCAGGGATGGACCAAGATCTACCGCATATCGCCCTCGGGCTACATGGGCCTCGTGGACGAAACGCGCGGCATGCACAACTTCACGGAGAAGAAGGCCGTCACCATGTCCTTCTGGACGGACCGCATCGACGACTGGTACGCCTACGTCAGCAACCACGGTTCCTTCGAGATGCGGTCGGAGAAGGTCGAGGAAACGGACCGGTACCGCGCCTTCGTCGCCTATGACCCGGAGGGCTACTATCTCGAGTGGAACGTCTTCAAGGACGCGCCGGACAACGAGACCCTCCACCGGATGCTGCGGGGCGAAGAGTAG
- the lon gene encoding endopeptidase La produces MVEVKALQEIQTNLQEDSVIESIAVLPVRNLVVYPHMAAALVADRPGSVKALDEALQQDKVVLILAQRDPETDRPTPDDLYEYGTLVRIYKMMKLPEDSLHAVVHGVSRARVLEVLETEPVMRARVELQAERKNESMEGKALAHNLAEQFQRLIELVPTMSEELRIPLLNLEDQPSKMADFVAFNLRISLEDQQAMLELSDVKDRLKALTFLIAQEVEVAETGSRIQSQVEDKMGKAQREYYLREQMKAIRRELGEDGEDGEGQGEDLSGLREKIDEAGLPDLARVEAERELQRLERIPSISPEYSTLRTYLEWLSELPWSVSSEDQLDIERAREILDEDHYGLEKIKDRILEHLAVRSLKPDLKGSILCFVGPPGVGKTSLGKSIARALGRQFVRISLGGVHDEAEIRGHRRTYIGALPGRIIQSIRKAGTNNPVFMLDEIDKLGRDFRGDPSSALLEVLDPEQNDTFTDHYIDLPFDLSNVMFVTTANMLAGIPEPLRDRMEVIELSGYTEEEKIEIARRYLVPRELETHGLSTEDVVFDDRSVGRIIADYTREAGLRNLERKIRTVARKSARSVAEGQAPPFPVSEDDLHRYLGPPEYFSETAERTGEPGVAIGLAWTPAGGEIMFVEASKMSGGKGLTLTGQLGDVMKESARAALTYVRSHAADWQIDPAFFGAHDIHIHLPVGAIPKDGPSAGVALVTVLTSLFTGRPVRNDLAMTGEVTLRGKVMPVGGIKEKVLGAMRAGITTIILPRRNEKDLADVPAAVKEKLGFCLVDHIDQVLELALMDGRVEDEPVDAPESDEAWAESLEGGVAVAPRDANLN; encoded by the coding sequence ATGGTCGAGGTCAAGGCACTCCAGGAAATCCAGACGAACCTTCAGGAAGATTCGGTAATCGAGTCCATCGCCGTGCTGCCCGTGCGCAACCTGGTCGTGTATCCCCACATGGCCGCCGCGCTGGTGGCCGACCGGCCGGGTTCCGTCAAGGCGCTGGACGAGGCGTTGCAGCAGGACAAGGTGGTCCTGATTCTGGCGCAGCGGGACCCCGAGACCGACCGGCCTACGCCGGACGATCTCTACGAATACGGAACGCTGGTTCGTATCTACAAGATGATGAAGCTGCCGGAAGACAGTCTCCACGCCGTCGTCCACGGCGTGTCCCGCGCCCGGGTGCTGGAAGTGCTCGAAACCGAGCCCGTCATGCGTGCCCGGGTGGAGCTCCAGGCTGAGCGGAAGAACGAGTCCATGGAAGGCAAGGCCCTGGCCCACAACCTGGCGGAACAGTTCCAAAGGCTGATCGAACTGGTCCCGACCATGTCCGAGGAGTTGCGGATTCCCCTGCTGAACCTGGAGGACCAGCCCTCCAAGATGGCCGATTTCGTCGCCTTCAACCTGAGGATCTCCCTCGAAGACCAGCAGGCCATGCTGGAATTGAGTGACGTCAAGGACCGGCTGAAGGCGTTGACGTTCCTGATCGCCCAGGAAGTCGAAGTGGCGGAGACGGGCAGCCGCATCCAGTCGCAGGTCGAGGACAAGATGGGCAAGGCCCAGCGCGAGTACTATCTCCGCGAGCAGATGAAGGCCATCCGGCGGGAACTCGGCGAAGACGGCGAAGACGGCGAAGGCCAGGGCGAGGACCTGTCCGGTCTGCGCGAGAAGATCGACGAAGCGGGCCTTCCGGATCTGGCCCGGGTGGAGGCCGAGCGCGAGCTCCAGCGCCTGGAACGCATCCCGTCCATCTCACCCGAGTATTCGACGCTGCGGACCTACCTCGAGTGGCTGTCGGAACTGCCCTGGTCGGTCTCGTCGGAGGATCAGCTGGACATCGAGCGCGCCCGGGAGATCCTGGACGAAGACCACTACGGCCTGGAGAAGATCAAGGACCGCATCCTCGAACACCTGGCCGTGCGCAGCCTGAAACCGGACCTGAAGGGTTCCATCCTGTGCTTCGTCGGACCACCGGGGGTAGGCAAGACCTCGCTGGGCAAATCCATCGCCCGCGCCCTGGGCCGCCAGTTCGTGCGCATTTCGCTGGGCGGCGTGCATGACGAGGCGGAGATCAGGGGACACCGCAGGACCTACATCGGCGCCCTGCCCGGCCGCATCATCCAGAGTATCCGCAAGGCGGGCACCAACAACCCGGTCTTCATGCTGGACGAGATCGACAAGCTCGGACGGGACTTCCGGGGAGATCCCTCCTCGGCGCTGCTCGAAGTGCTCGACCCGGAGCAGAACGACACCTTCACCGACCACTACATCGATCTGCCCTTCGACCTGTCCAATGTCATGTTCGTGACCACGGCCAACATGCTGGCCGGCATTCCGGAGCCGCTGCGCGACCGCATGGAGGTCATCGAACTCTCGGGATACACGGAAGAGGAGAAGATCGAGATCGCCCGGCGCTACCTCGTCCCACGGGAACTGGAAACGCACGGGCTGTCCACCGAGGACGTGGTCTTCGACGACCGGTCGGTCGGCCGGATCATCGCCGACTATACCAGGGAAGCGGGCCTGCGCAACCTGGAACGCAAGATCCGCACGGTGGCCCGCAAGTCGGCCCGTTCGGTCGCCGAAGGGCAGGCGCCCCCCTTCCCAGTCTCGGAAGACGATCTGCACCGGTACCTCGGACCGCCGGAGTACTTCTCGGAAACCGCGGAACGCACCGGCGAACCCGGTGTGGCCATCGGCCTGGCGTGGACCCCCGCCGGTGGCGAGATCATGTTCGTGGAAGCCAGCAAGATGTCCGGCGGCAAGGGACTGACGCTCACGGGCCAACTGGGCGACGTGATGAAGGAATCCGCCCGGGCCGCGCTCACGTACGTGCGGTCGCATGCCGCGGACTGGCAGATCGACCCGGCGTTCTTCGGCGCGCACGACATCCACATCCATCTGCCCGTGGGCGCCATTCCCAAGGACGGACCCTCCGCCGGCGTAGCGCTCGTGACAGTGCTCACCTCCCTGTTCACGGGCCGGCCCGTGAGGAACGACCTGGCCATGACCGGCGAGGTCACCCTCCGCGGCAAGGTCATGCCCGTGGGCGGCATCAAGGAGAAGGTCCTCGGGGCGATGCGGGCCGGCATCACCACCATCATCCTGCCCCGCCGGAACGAGAAAGACCTGGCCGACGTGCCCGCGGCCGTCAAGGAGAAGCTCGGATTCTGCCTGGTCGACCACATCGACCAGGTCCTGGAACTGGCGCTCATGGACGGACGGGTCGAAGACGAACCCGTCGACGCGCCGGAAAGCGACGAGGCGTGGGCGGAGAGCCTGGAAGGCGGCGTGGCGGTTGCGCCTCGCGACGCGAATCTGAACTGA